In one Notolabrus celidotus isolate fNotCel1 chromosome 1, fNotCel1.pri, whole genome shotgun sequence genomic region, the following are encoded:
- the park7 gene encoding Parkinson disease protein 7 homolog, whose product MAGKRALVILSKGAEEMETVIPVDVMRRAGISVTLAGLTGKEPVQCSRNVVICPDASLEDASKEGPYDVVLLPGGMPGAQNLAESPAVKEVLKDQDGRKGLIAAICAGPIALLAHGIGYGSTVTTHPGAKEKIMAGDHYKYSEARVQKDGHYITSRGPGTSFEFALTIVEELMGAEVAAQVKAPLMLKD is encoded by the exons ATGGCAGGAAAGCGGGCTTTAGTAATCCTGTCTAAAGGTGCAGAGGAGATGGAGACTGTTATTCCTGTGGACGTCATGCGCAGAGCTGGG ATTTCAGTGACGCTTGCAGGACTGACTGGCAAAGAGCCAGTCCAGTGCAGCAGGAACGTCGTCATTTGTCCTGATGCTAGCCTGGAGGACGCCAGCAAAGAG GGCCCATATGATGTGGTTCTTCTACCAGGAGGAATGCCAGGGGCACAGAATCTAGCAGAG TCTCCTGCTGTgaaggaggtgctgaaggatcaAGATGGCAGAAAGGGTCTGATTGCAGCCATCTGTGCAG GTCCCATTGCTCTACTTGCACATGGCATCGGGTATGGCAGCACAGTCACCACACATCCTGGCGCGAAGGAGAAGATTATGGCTGGAG acCACTATAAATATTCAGAGGCTCGAGTACAGAAGGATGGACATTACATCACCAGCCGTGGGCCAGGAACCAGTTTTGAGTTCGCCCTGACGATTGTAGAGGAACTTATGGGGGCTGAAGTTGCAGCTCAAGTCAAGGCTCCTCTCATGTTAAAAGACTGA